The Caulobacter sp. FWC26 genome contains a region encoding:
- the mutM gene encoding bifunctional DNA-formamidopyrimidine glycosylase/DNA-(apurinic or apyrimidinic site) lyase: MPELPEVETVRRGLEPVLSGARLSNVRANRPDLRFPLPDGFVQRLTGARILRLDRRAKYILAPLDRGDTLVMHLGMTGRFEIAAPEGTVRPGDFAREVTPDDKHAHVVLQTEDGATITYFDPRRFGFMDLIPTDRVTHHPWFATMGPEPLEEGFDARTLERAFANRKQGPKTLLLDQRTVAGLGNIYVCEALHRSGISPFKPSGGIARKRLAPLTAAIKDVLAEAVEVGGSTLKDFAAADGALGYFQHRFRVYDREGEPCPTSGCKGVIARQVQAGRSTFYCPVCQV, from the coding sequence GTGCCTGAATTGCCCGAAGTCGAGACCGTCCGCCGGGGGCTGGAGCCCGTTTTGTCCGGGGCGCGTCTTTCCAACGTCCGCGCCAATCGGCCCGACCTGCGCTTCCCGCTGCCCGACGGTTTCGTGCAGCGACTGACGGGTGCGCGGATCCTGCGCCTGGATCGGCGGGCCAAATATATCCTGGCTCCGCTCGACCGGGGCGACACCCTGGTGATGCACCTGGGCATGACCGGGCGCTTCGAAATCGCGGCGCCGGAGGGGACCGTACGGCCGGGCGACTTCGCCCGCGAGGTCACGCCCGACGACAAGCACGCCCATGTCGTGCTCCAGACCGAGGATGGCGCAACGATCACCTATTTCGATCCCCGCCGCTTTGGCTTCATGGACCTGATCCCGACCGACCGCGTGACCCATCACCCCTGGTTCGCGACCATGGGGCCGGAGCCCTTGGAAGAAGGGTTCGACGCCCGCACGCTGGAAAGGGCGTTCGCCAATCGCAAGCAAGGGCCCAAGACCCTGCTTTTGGACCAGCGCACGGTCGCGGGTCTGGGCAACATCTATGTCTGCGAGGCCCTGCACCGGTCGGGAATCTCGCCGTTCAAACCGTCGGGCGGCATCGCGCGCAAGCGGCTCGCGCCGCTCACAGCCGCGATCAAGGACGTGCTGGCCGAGGCGGTCGAGGTCGGCGGCTCCACGCTGAAGGACTTCGCCGCCGCCGACGGCGCGCTGGGCTATTTCCAGCACCGTTTCCGTGTCTATGACCGCGAGGGCGAGCCGTGCCCGACGTCGGGCTGCAAGGGTGTGATCGCCCGTCAGGTTCAGGCGGGGCGCTCGACCTTCTACTGCCCGGTCTGCCAGGTCTGA
- a CDS encoding class I SAM-dependent methyltransferase has protein sequence MSNTSASFGFKDVDASQKAGLVRGVFDRVAKNYDIMNDLMSGGVHRLWKDAVAARLNPQPGEVIIDCAGGTGDMARRFAKMARKAQERRGGPDATINIIDYNAEMIMAGIERGGEPEITWTVGDAQRLPLPDAYADAYVISFGIRNVTDIDAALREARRVLKPGGRFLCLEFSRPVTEPLAKAYDAYSFKVIPQVGEWVAKDRDAYQYLVESIRRFPDQRTFAAMIEAAGFKRVTFTNFTGGVAALHQGWAI, from the coding sequence ATGAGCAACACCTCCGCCAGCTTCGGTTTCAAGGATGTCGACGCCTCGCAGAAGGCGGGTCTGGTGCGCGGGGTCTTCGACCGCGTCGCCAAGAACTACGACATCATGAACGACCTGATGAGCGGCGGCGTCCACCGGCTGTGGAAGGACGCGGTGGCCGCGCGCCTCAACCCGCAGCCGGGCGAAGTGATCATCGACTGCGCCGGCGGCACCGGCGACATGGCGCGCCGCTTCGCGAAGATGGCGCGCAAGGCTCAGGAACGCCGGGGCGGCCCCGACGCGACGATCAACATCATCGACTACAACGCCGAGATGATCATGGCCGGCATCGAGCGGGGTGGCGAACCGGAAATCACCTGGACGGTCGGCGACGCCCAACGCCTGCCGCTGCCGGACGCCTATGCCGACGCCTATGTGATCTCGTTCGGCATCCGCAACGTGACCGACATCGACGCGGCGCTGCGCGAAGCCCGCAGGGTGCTCAAGCCGGGCGGTCGCTTCCTGTGCCTGGAATTCTCGCGGCCAGTCACCGAACCGCTGGCCAAGGCCTATGACGCCTACAGCTTCAAGGTCATCCCGCAGGTCGGCGAGTGGGTGGCCAAGGATCGCGATGCGTACCAGTACCTGGTCGAGAGCATCCGTCGCTTCCCCGACCAACGCACCTTCGCGGCCATGATCGAGGCTGCGGGCTTCAAGCGCGTCACCTTCACTAACTTTACGGGCGGCGTCGCGGCCCTGCACCAGGGTTGGGCGATCTAG
- the ubiB gene encoding 2-polyprenylphenol 6-hydroxylase, whose translation MATLEAFWRLTGAGWALVRADALIPRELEPLLPPGAKLAGRVLRLFAGSAARKGRPGERLAAVLERQGPAAIKMGQFLSTRADIFGAAFADDLARLKDRLPAFPLDVAKAEIARNLGKPLNEVFAEIGEPVAAASLAQAHPAILVDGRKVAVKVLRPGVERQVARDSAVLRLAARLAEALAPASRRLRPTEFVEVVIRALDLEMDLRFEAAGCAELGEVMAIDPYMRAPTVWWEGVGKRVLTLTWAEGAPLSDPASLDLPGLDRKALAENVTRGFLAQALDHGLFHADLHEGNLFVAAPSAITAVDYGIIGRLGPGERRYLAEILYGFLNRDYTRIAKIHFDAGYVPAHQDMNAFAQALRAVGEPVFGRNAREVSMGRLLAQLFEITALFDMALRPELVLLQKTMVTVEGVARRIDPTHDLWAAADPVVRRWIGRELSPTAKARDFAEEALRAIKALARLADTPPAPAPVLVDRQHTWPLLWFMVGAATAGAAFVTGLLLGR comes from the coding sequence GTGGCGACGCTCGAAGCCTTCTGGCGCCTGACCGGCGCGGGCTGGGCCTTGGTCCGGGCCGACGCCCTGATCCCCCGTGAACTGGAGCCGCTGCTTCCTCCGGGCGCCAAGCTGGCGGGGCGCGTCCTTCGCCTGTTCGCGGGCTCGGCCGCGCGCAAGGGACGGCCAGGAGAACGACTGGCGGCGGTTCTGGAACGGCAAGGCCCAGCGGCGATCAAGATGGGCCAGTTTCTGTCGACGCGGGCCGACATCTTCGGCGCGGCCTTCGCCGACGATCTCGCGCGCTTGAAGGATCGTCTTCCGGCCTTTCCGCTGGACGTCGCCAAGGCCGAGATCGCTCGCAATCTTGGCAAGCCGCTAAATGAGGTCTTCGCCGAGATTGGGGAACCTGTCGCGGCCGCTTCACTCGCCCAGGCCCATCCGGCCATATTGGTCGATGGTCGCAAGGTCGCGGTCAAGGTGCTGCGTCCCGGCGTTGAGCGGCAGGTGGCGCGCGACAGCGCCGTGCTCCGCCTGGCCGCGCGGCTCGCCGAGGCCCTGGCCCCCGCCTCACGCCGCCTCCGCCCGACCGAGTTTGTCGAGGTGGTGATCCGCGCCCTGGATCTTGAGATGGACCTGCGCTTCGAAGCCGCCGGCTGCGCGGAGCTGGGCGAGGTCATGGCGATCGATCCCTACATGCGCGCGCCGACCGTCTGGTGGGAGGGTGTCGGCAAACGCGTCCTGACCCTGACCTGGGCGGAGGGCGCGCCGCTGTCCGACCCCGCTTCGCTCGACTTGCCGGGGCTAGACCGCAAGGCGCTGGCCGAGAACGTCACCCGGGGCTTCCTGGCCCAAGCCCTGGACCACGGGCTCTTCCACGCCGACCTGCACGAGGGGAACCTGTTCGTCGCGGCGCCCTCGGCGATCACGGCGGTCGACTACGGAATCATCGGTCGCCTCGGCCCCGGCGAACGCCGCTACCTCGCCGAGATCCTCTATGGTTTCCTCAACCGAGATTATACGCGGATCGCCAAGATCCACTTCGACGCCGGCTATGTGCCCGCACATCAGGACATGAACGCCTTTGCCCAGGCGCTGCGCGCGGTCGGCGAACCGGTCTTCGGCCGCAACGCGCGCGAAGTCTCGATGGGGCGGCTGCTCGCCCAACTGTTCGAGATCACCGCGCTGTTCGACATGGCGCTACGGCCAGAATTGGTGCTGCTGCAGAAGACCATGGTGACGGTGGAAGGCGTGGCGAGACGGATCGACCCGACACACGATCTCTGGGCCGCCGCCGACCCCGTGGTGCGCCGCTGGATTGGCCGCGAGCTATCGCCCACGGCCAAGGCTCGCGATTTCGCCGAAGAGGCGCTACGCGCCATCAAGGCCTTGGCGCGTCTGGCCGACACGCCTCCGGCGCCCGCGCCCGTGCTCGTTGATCGTCAGCACACCTGGCCGCTGCTGTGGTTCATGGTCGGCGCCGCAACGGCGGGCGCTGCGTTCGTGACCGGACTGCTGCTGGGCCGCTAG
- a CDS encoding DUF5076 domain-containing protein, which produces MDVRALPPAALRDANAVELARVWIAEHGLHCSLRCGLYADRDVVMETTAWGIILADMAGHIADALNGAGFGPRLALFEAIVGSFNVECLAPTSERTGGGGSLVG; this is translated from the coding sequence ATGGATGTACGCGCCTTACCGCCCGCCGCCCTTCGCGACGCCAACGCGGTCGAACTGGCCCGCGTTTGGATCGCCGAGCACGGGTTGCACTGCTCGTTGAGGTGCGGTCTCTACGCCGACCGGGACGTGGTGATGGAAACCACGGCCTGGGGGATCATCCTGGCGGATATGGCCGGTCACATCGCCGATGCGCTCAACGGCGCCGGCTTCGGCCCGAGGCTGGCGTTGTTCGAAGCAATCGTCGGCAGTTTCAACGTCGAATGCCTCGCCCCAACCTCGGAACGAACCGGAGGCGGTGGGTCGCTTGTCGGCTGA
- the coaBC gene encoding bifunctional phosphopantothenoylcysteine decarboxylase/phosphopantothenate--cysteine ligase CoaBC: MGEKRVLLIVGGGVAAYKALLLVRLLRKAGVAVRPILTKAGAEFVTPLSLAALAEDKVYQDLFSLTDEHEMGHIELSRSADLVVVAPATADLIAKAAQGLSGDLASTTLLATDKPVLMAPAMNVRMWLHPATQRNVATLKADGVAFVDPEEGAMACGEFGPGRLAEPETIFAAVMAALAGPAARPLDGKRALVTAGPTFEPIDPVRGITNRSSGKQGFAIAEALARLGAQVTLVAGPVALPTPPGVRRVDVETARQMLAASQAALPADVGVFVAAVADWRVDEAFGSKLKKEKGGPPALTFVENPDILATLSATGPQRPRLVIGFAAETDHVEEHARAKLARKGCDWIIANDVTEPGVMGGGENAVLLVTKSGTERWDRDAKDRVAAQIAQRIAEALA, from the coding sequence GTGGGCGAGAAGCGAGTTCTTCTGATCGTCGGAGGCGGTGTGGCCGCCTATAAGGCGCTGCTGCTGGTGCGACTTCTGCGCAAAGCAGGCGTGGCCGTCCGCCCGATCCTGACCAAGGCGGGAGCCGAGTTTGTTACGCCGCTGTCCCTAGCCGCGCTGGCCGAGGACAAGGTCTATCAAGACCTCTTCTCGCTGACCGACGAGCACGAGATGGGCCATATCGAATTGTCGCGGTCCGCCGATCTTGTCGTGGTCGCGCCGGCGACCGCCGACCTGATCGCCAAGGCCGCTCAGGGCCTGTCCGGAGACCTGGCCTCCACAACACTGCTCGCCACCGACAAGCCCGTCCTGATGGCGCCGGCCATGAACGTGCGCATGTGGCTCCATCCGGCCACGCAGCGCAACGTCGCCACGCTGAAGGCGGACGGCGTGGCCTTCGTGGATCCCGAGGAGGGCGCCATGGCCTGCGGTGAGTTTGGTCCCGGTCGCCTGGCTGAACCCGAGACTATCTTCGCGGCGGTCATGGCCGCGTTGGCGGGCCCGGCGGCCCGACCGCTAGACGGCAAGCGCGCGCTCGTCACCGCCGGCCCGACGTTCGAGCCGATCGACCCGGTCCGCGGCATCACCAACCGATCCAGCGGCAAGCAGGGCTTCGCGATCGCCGAGGCCCTGGCCAGGCTCGGCGCGCAAGTCACCTTGGTGGCCGGACCCGTCGCGCTGCCTACCCCTCCGGGGGTCCGTCGGGTCGATGTGGAGACCGCCCGGCAGATGCTCGCCGCCAGTCAGGCCGCGCTACCGGCCGATGTCGGCGTGTTCGTGGCGGCGGTCGCCGACTGGCGCGTCGACGAAGCGTTTGGCAGCAAACTGAAAAAGGAAAAGGGCGGTCCGCCGGCCCTGACTTTCGTCGAGAACCCCGACATCCTGGCCACTCTGTCGGCGACCGGCCCGCAACGTCCGCGCCTCGTCATTGGCTTCGCGGCCGAGACCGACCATGTCGAGGAACACGCCCGCGCCAAGCTCGCCCGCAAGGGCTGCGACTGGATCATCGCCAACGACGTCACTGAACCTGGCGTGATGGGCGGCGGCGAGAACGCGGTACTGCTGGTCACGAAGTCGGGGACCGAACGCTGGGACCGCGACGCGAAGGATCGGGTGGCGGCCCAGATCGCTCAACGCATCGCCGAAGCCCTGGCCTGA